The following DNA comes from Croceicoccus sp. YJ47.
GACTTCGAGATGCGCGCTCTGTACCGCCTCCATCAGATTGCGCAGCGGGCCGGTTTCCGCCTCCATCACGTGGATCGCGACCGAAAGCGTATCGGCATGAAGCCCGCGCGGATTGGCGACGCCCTGCGCCTGGTCGAGGACGTAGAACGCCGGTTGCGCGTGGAGCACGGCGCGCTGCTCACCCGCTTCGGGAATGATCTGATCGCGCGCATCGAGCAGCAGGTAATCGATGTCGTCCTGCTCGATCCGGCGTCCGCCGATCTCGATATCCACCTCGCGAATGGCGCTGGTGAGGCCGGCATTGGCGCATCCGATCCACACCGCATCGACCTGCACGTCGGCGGCGCGTTCGGCGCGTTCGATCGCATCGCGCACCGCATGGGTCGCTGCGTCCATGTCGGTGACATAGCCGCGCCGGATCCCGTCGGCGGCGCGGTGGCCCGAGCCCAGCACGATCATCTCGCCATCGCCGGTCAGCCCCGCAATCATGGCGGAGATGCGGAAGCTGCCGATATTGATGGCGGCGAAAATCTTTTCGATACGCGGTGCGGGCACGGCGGGTTCAGCCTCCGTCCGCGTCGCGCGCGCGTTCCGCGGCAAGCTCGGCCTGCGCCTTCGCCCGGCCCGGCACGCGCATGTAGGTGCGGTCGGGCGCGCGCATGTCGAACACCGCGACCTGCCCGCCGAGCAGGCGATTGGTGCCGTCGTCGCGCGCAAAGGTGACGAGCGCATCGCGCGCCTCCTCGTCCCCTTCGGGCAGGGCGAGCACCTGCCCGGTCGCGAAGGTCAGGTTCCAGCGCCGGTTGCCGATCCATTCCGCGCCGCGCACCTGCGGCTTGAGCGCGGGCGCGATGTCGAGCAATTGCGCAAGGTCGATCGCCCGATCCTCCGCCCCCTCGCCCGACAGGACGAGCATTTTCTCCGCCCGGCCCCGCGGCACCGGCTCCAGCCTGTGGCCAGCGGGATCGATGAGCACGAATTCCTCGCCCTGGCGCAACACGGCATGCGGTTTGCGTTCCACCACGTCGATCACCAGCGCATCGGGCAATTGCCGCGACACGCGCGCATCCTGCACCCAGGGCAGCGCGACCAGATCGGCGCGCAGGCTGTCGAGATCGAGCAGCGGCATCGGCACGTTGCGCGCGGCGAGCGCCTTGGCATAGATCGCCTGCTCGTCCATGCGGTTCACGCCGCGCACCTCGATCCGGTGCACGGCGAAACCGGCGCTGTCCGCCGCATCGGCCACGCGCGCGCGGATCATCTCGGGCACGCCGAGCAGGACGGCCAGCCCCCATGCCGCGATGGCGAGCGCCGCCGCGATCAGCAGCTGAAAGAATTTCTGCAAGCCGCGTTCGGAAACGGGCAGCACGCGCATGATCGCATCGGCCGCCCCCCCGGTGCGCGCCTTTGCCGTGTTGACGGCCTTGCGCTTGCCCTTGGCGGCGGCGGCGCGGCGCACGCCCTTTCCGCCGCGGCGGATGGTCGTGCTCATGCCCCCGCCTCCACCGGCTCGCCCGCGAAACGGCCGACGCGGCGGATTTCCCAGTCCAGCGTCACGCCCGAATGCGCCTTGACCCGGCGGCGCACCTCCTCGCCCAGCATTTCGATGTCGCGGCTCGTCGCCTCGCCCGTGTTGATGAGGAAATTGGTGTGCTTCTCGCTCACCTGTGCATCGCCGATGGCGAGACCGCGGCACCCCGCCGCATCGACGAGTTGCCAGGCCTTGTGCCCGTCGGGATTCTTGAACGTGGACCCGCCGGTTTTGGTGCGCAAAGGCTGGCTGTTTTCGCGCGCTTCGGCGATGCGGTCCATCTCGTCGCCAATGGCATCGGGGTCGCCCGGCGTGCCGCGGAACGTCGCGGCAGTGACGATCGCGCCATCGGGCAGGTCGGAATGGCGATAGCGATAGCCCATGTCACCGGGACCGAACGTGGCGGATGTCCCATCGCGCAGCACGACATCGCATGCGACGAAAATATCGGCCACCTCGCGCCCATACGCGCCGCCGTTCATCCGCACGAACCCGCCGACCGTGCCGGGAATACCGCGCAGGAACTCCATGCCCGCAATGCCCGCATCGCGGGCGCTGCTCGCCGCCAGAATGCCGCTCGTCCCGCCGCCCATCCGCAGGGTCGTGGGGTCGAGCGCCTCCACCTCGGCGAAGGCCTTGCCCAGCCGCACGACGACGCCGTCCACGCCGCCATCGCGCACGATCATGTTGGAGCCGAGGCCAATTCCCATCACCGGCACCCAGCCGGGCAGCGCGGCGAGGAATTCGCACAGATCGTCAACATCGGCCTACTCGAACAGCAATTCGGCCGGTCCGCCCGTCTTGAACCAGGTATATTTGGCGAGCGGCGCCATCGCGCGCAATTTCCCGCGCGGCGCATCGATGGCGAACGCCCCGCCATTCAGCCGTATATCGAGACGACCCGCATGCGCGACCAGATCCGCCATCACGCGCCCCTTTGCGCCGCAACGGCATCGGCCAGCCCCGCGGCCCAGCGGGTGATGTCCCCCGCGCCCAGGCACACGATCATGTCGCCCGGCTCGACAACGCCGGCAAGCGTTGCGGCGAGTGCATCGGCATCCTCGACCACGGAGGTCTGCCGATGGCCGCGATCCTTCAGCCCGGCGACAAGCGCATCGGCATCCACGCCCTCGATCGGCTCCTCGCTCGCGGCGTAGACCGGCGTGACATAGACGATGTCGGCATCGTTGAAGGCGCTCTGAAACTCCTCCATATGGTCGCGCAGGCGGGAGTAGCGATGCGGCTGCGCCACCGCGATCACCCGGCCCGTCGCCCCTTCGCGCGCGGCGGACAACACGGCGCGGATTTCCACCGGGTGGTGACCGTAATCGTCGATCACGATCGCTGGTTCGCCGCCGGTCGCGATCTCGCCCACCTTGGTAAAGCGTCGCTTGACCCCGCCGAACCGGGCAAACCCGTCGCGCACCGTTTCGAACGGGCATTGCATTTCGACGGCGACGGCAATCGCGGCCAGCGCGTTCTGCACATTATGGCGGCCCGGCATCGGCAATTCGATGCCCTCGATCCGTTCGGCGCTGCCGTCGCGGTGGCGGATGGCGACGTCGAACCGATTGCCGCCGGGCACCGGGGTCACGTTCTCGCCGCGGATGTCGGCCTGCGCGCTGAAGCCATAGGTGACGACGCGGCGGTCGCGGATCTTCGGCAGGATCGCCTGCACCTCCGGATGGTCGAGGCACAGCACGGCGGCGCCGTAGAACGGCACGTTCTCGATGAATTCGACGAAGGCGTTCTTCACATTGTCGAAGCTGCCGTAATGGTCGAGATGTTCGGGGTCGATATTGGTGACGACCGCGATCGTCCCGTCGAGGCGGAGGAAGCTGCCGTCGCTTTCATCGGCCTCCACCACCATCCATTCGCTGGTGCCGACGCGCGCGTTGGAGCCGTAGCTGTTGATGATGCCGCCATTGATGACGGTGGGGTCCACACCCCCGGCGTCGAGCAGGGCGGCGACCATCGATGTCGTCGTCGTCTTCCCATGGGTGCCGGCGACCGCGACGGTGCGTTTCAATCGCATCAGCTCGGCCAGCATTTCGGCGCGCCTGACCACAGGGATCCGGTTTTCGAGCGCGGCGACAACTTCCGGATTGTTGCGGCGGATCGCGGTGGAGGTGACGAGCACGGCGGCGCCCGCGACATTTTCCGCTTTCTGCCCGATCATCACCGGGATGCCTTTTTTGCGCAGCCCCTCGATCACGTGCCCTTCGGAAATGTCCGAACCCTGCACGTCATAGCCGAGGTTGTGCATGACCTCGGCAATGCCGGACATGCCGATTCCGCCGATCCCTGCAAAATGGATGGTGCCGATGTCTGTGCCGACGCCCTTCATGCGCGCATCCCCCGCATTTCGCCGCGCGCGTCGGGCTGTTTCATGCGGATCACATCCATGAGCGGTGCGCCGCCGAACCCTTCGACCAGATCGGCAAGATCGCTTGCCGCGTCGGGGCGCCCGCAATTCCACATGGCATGGGCGGCGGCGGCGAGCGTTTCCGGGGTACGCGCAAGGTCGGCGACCTGCGCGGCCAGTTCCGCGGGCGTGAATTGCGGCTGCCGGATCGACCGCGCGCCGCCGGCGGCCACGATGTCGCGCACATTGGCGGCCTGGTGATCGTCGGTCGCGATAGGCAGCGGCACGAGGATCGCGGGGCGTCCCACCGCGGTCAGCTCCGCAATCGTCGATGCGCCCGCGCGTCCGATGAACAGATGCGCATCGGCGAGCCTTTGGGCCATATCCTCGAAATAGGTTCCGAGCTGTGCCGTGATGCCATGCGCGGCATAGGCGTCGCGCACCGCCTCCATATCCTCCGGTAAGCATTGCTGCGTCACGTGGAGCCGGCGCCGCAGCGCGTCCGGCAATTGCGCCAACCCGTCCGGCACCACCTGCGACAGCACGCGCGCACCCTGGCTCCCCCCGGTGACGAGGATGCGCAACGCCCCGTCCTCGGCATATGCGGGAAAGGGCTGACTGCGCAGGTCCAGCACGGGCCCGCGCACCGGATTGCCGACGAGTTCGGCCCGCGCGCCCGCGCCCTTTGGCATGCGGTCGACCTGTTCATAAGCGGTCGCGACGATATTGGCATTGCGGGCAAGGAAACGGTTCACCCGCCCCAGCACCGCGTTCTGTTCATGGATGATCGACGGGATGCGGGCCGATTGCGCGGCCAGCAGCGCCGGCAATGCGGGATAGCCGCCAAAGCCGACGACCGCCGACGGTTCGAATTCGCGGAACAGGCGCAGCGCCATCTTGCGCCCCGACAGGATCGCGCCAATCCCCTTTATCTTCGCGAGGATGCCGCCATCCATCCGCCCCGCGGGCAGGACATGGGCCTTCATCGCATGCGGCATGCCGGGGATGGCCGCGCCGCGTTCGTCGGTGATGAGCGCGACCCGGTGTCCCCGCCCGATAAGTTCGGTGCCGAGCGCGAAGGCGGGGATGAGATGCCCGCCGGTTCCGCCCGCGGCCAGCACGTAGTGGCGCGAAGCCTTCGTCATGTCCTGCGCCTTCCTTGCAACGCGTTGAAACCGTCGCGCCCCAGATACGGATTGCGGCGTGTCACCGCCAGCAGCAGACCGATGCTGAGGCACAGGGCAATCATCGACGAACCGCCATAGCTGATCAATGGCAGCGTCATGCCTTTCGACGGGAAAAGCTGAAGATTGACGGCGATATTGATGAACGCCTGCCCGCCAAGCAGGGCGGCAAGCCCCGTCCCGCCGAGCACGGCAAAAAGATCATCCTCGTCCCGGAGCCGCCACAGCACCCGCACCACCAGCGCGCAAAACAGCAGCGAAATCGCCGCCACGGACACAAGGCCGAACTCCTCCCCGATCACGGACAGGATATAATCGGTATGCGCCTCGGGCAGCGAATTCTTGCGCTCCCCCATCCACAATCCGCGCCCGAACCATCCGCCCGACAGCATCGTCTTGCTGGCGAGATCGACCTGGCTGAAGGCCTCCCCCCCTTCGAGGAAAGCGTCGATGCGGTGCCGCGCATTGTCGTAGAACATGTAGGCGAGCCCGACGATCGAACCGATCGCCCCGACGGCGAGTCCGATATGGCGCCACGGCATGCCCGCACACAGCACCAGCACGAACCACACCCCGCAAAGCAGCATCGCCGCGCCGAAATCGGGTTGCAGCATCAACAATCCGACCGAGAGCAGCAACAACGCCCCCGACGCCGCGATCACCGGGAGACCGGGGTCGCGCACCTTCCACGACAGGATCCACGCCAGCGCAAGCGCGAAGGCCGGCTTGTAGAACTCGCTCGGCTGAAACGAGGCGCCGACATTGATCCAGCGGCGCGCCCCGTTCACCTCCGCCCCGACGAACGGCACCAGCACCAGCAGTGCCAGCATCCCCGCCGCCAGCACGATGGCGAAACGGCGGGCAAGGTCGCGCGGCATCATCGAAGTCGCCGCCATCACCCCCGCGCCCAGCACGAGCCAGCGCACATGCGGCCAGAAGAAATAGAGATCGGGCAATGTCTTGCGCGCGGTCGAAAGCCGCTCTGCGCTGGCGGCGGAACCGGCCGCGACCGCGATGATGCCCGCGATCATGAGCGCGGCGACAATGCCGAGCAGCACCCGGTCGATCTCCCGCCACCAGATGGCGAGTTCGCGGCGGCGCCCGCGCCGGTACCGGTTCGATTTACGGGCGATATGGACGCCGCGCGTCTCGCCCGCGAACTGGCCGCTTTCGAAATGAGGGGTCACGTTCATGGCTGCTGTCTCGCCTCCTCGATCGAACGCACGTTCTGAATGAAGCATTCGCCGCGCTTTTCGTAATCGCGAAACTGGTCGAAACTCGCGCATGCGGGCGACAGCAGCACGACATCGCCCGGCGCGGCGGCGGCGGCGGCGGCATGGACAGCCTGGCCCAGCATTTCCGCCCGCGTGACGGGGACGTGCGGCGACAGAAGACCGGCAAACATCTCGCCCGCCTCGCCAATGGTGTAGGCCGCGGCCACGTGGTGCAGCCAGTCTGCGCATTCCTCCAGCGCGTCCCCCTTGGCCAGCCCGCCGACGATCCAGTGGATGCGGGGCCGCCCCTCCCGCGGCGCGAAGGCGGCGAGCGCCGGCGCGGCGGAGGCCGGGTTCGTCGCCTTGCTGTCATTGATGAACACGGTGCCGCCAATGTCGGCGACACGCTGCATCCGGTGGGGCAAGCCTGTAAAGCTGGCCAGGGCGCGCGCGATGTCCGCATCGTTCAGCCCGCATGCCCGCGCCGCGGCGGTCGCGGCCGCGACATTGGCCCGGTTGTGCGGCCCCTGCAGCGCGGGCCAGTCCGACTGCTGCGACGGGATCGCGACATCCTCGATCACGGTGGGCGCGCGCCCGGCGAGCGCCTGCGCGACCTGCGGGATGGTGCGCAGCGACCGCGCATCGACAATCGCCGTGCCCGCGCCGCCCTGCATCTCGAAAAGGCGGGCCTTCGCCGCGGCATAGTCTGCGAAACCGTCGTCGTACCGGTCGAGATGATCGGGCGTCAGGTTGAGCAGCATGGCGCAATCGCACGCCAGCGAATGGGTGAGGTCGATCTGGTAACTCGACAGTTCGAGCACATAGACGCCTCCTTCGGAAAGCGCCTCGGTCGCGAGGATGGGAATCCCGATGTTCCCGCCCATCCGCGCGGCGATGCCCGCGGTGTCGAGCATGTGCTGCACCAGCGCGGTCGTCGTGGATTTTCCGTTGGTGCCGGTAATGCCGACGACCTTGTGCGGCGGCATCGCGGCGCGGTTCTGCGCGAAAAGCTCGATATCGCCGATGAGCGGTACGCCGGCCTCCTGCGCGATCCCGGCAATGGGATGACGGTTGAGCGGCACGCCCGGCGATACGACGATCCCGTCGAACCCGGCAAGCGTGCCCGCGTCCATCTCGCCCAGTTCGACGCGCCCGTCGCTTGCCGCCATCGCGGCGTCGCGCGCATCCGCGTCCCGGTCCCACGCCCGCACATGCGCCCCGGCATTGAGCAGGGTGCGCACCGCCGCCTGCCCGCTGCGCGCAAGGCCGAGCACGGCATAGCGACGCCCGGCGAAAACCTGCGGCGACAGGATCGAGGCGGCGCCCCCGCTCACCGCAGTTTCAACGTCGCAAGCCCGATCACGGCCAGCACGATGGCCACGATCCAGAAACGGATGACGACGGTGGATTCGGCCCACCCCTTCTGCTCGAAATGATGGTGGATCGGCGCCATCTTGAAGACGCGCTTGCCCGTCCGCTTGAACCAGAACACCTGAATGATGACCGACGCGGCCTCCAGCACGAAAAGCCCGCCGACGATGCCGAGCACGACCTCATGATGCGTGCCCACCGCGATGGTGCCGAGCGCCCCGCCCAGCGCGAGCGAACCCGTATCGCCCATGAACACGGCGGCAGGCGGCGCATTGAACCACAGGAACGCAAGCCCCCCGCCGATGATCGCGGCGCATAGAATGGCAAGCTCGCCCGCGCCCTCCACAAACGGAATGCCGAGATAGGCGGCAAAATCGGTCCGCCCGACGAGATAGGCGATGATCGCAAACGTGCCCGCCGCGATGATGACCGGCATCGTGGCCAGCCCGTCGAGCCCGTCGGTCAGGTTCACCGCATTGCCCGCGCCGACGATGACGAAGGCGGCGAACACGTAATAAAGCGGGCCCAGCGGAATACCGAACGTCACGAAGGGCAAATAAAGGCTGGTATCGCGCACGATCAGCCATGCCGCGATCCCGGCAATGAGAAATTCCCCCGCCAGCCGCACCCTTCCGGGGACGCCCGCGTGGCTCGATTTGCGCACCTTGTCCCAGTCGTCGAGGAAGCCGATCAACCCGAATCCCACGGTCACCGCGATGCACGCCCACACCAGAAACGAACGCAAATCCATCCACAGCAGCATGGAGACGGTCACGCTGATCAACACGAGCAGCCCGCCCATCGTCGGCGTGCCCCGCTTGGCCAGATGCGTCTGCGGCCCGTCGAGGCGGATCGGCTGCCCCTTGCCCTGGCTCAACCGGAGCATGTTGATGAAGCGCGGCCCCATCACCAGCCCGATCACGAGCGCGGTGAGAAGGCAGGCTCCGGCGCGGAATGTCTGGTACCGGACAAGATTGGCCAGCCCCTCGAAATTCAGCCACTCGGCAATCAGAAAAAGCATTGAAATTCCCTTGGCGCACCGGCGAACCGGGTCGGCGCGATTGCAATGTCCACAAGGCCGGCGCACGCGACCTGCGATAATGCCATGGGCGATTGGGTGCCGCTTGTGAAGAACCCTGTTGTCCGGTTTCCCCGACGCGGCGCGGCGCGCGCGGATCGGGGCGGGATCGAAATGGCCCGCCGTGCCATGGTTCAGCCCGCCCTGCCCCCGGACGCGCCGCCCCCCGAAGCCTTGCCTGCAAAGGCATCGTCGGCCAGCGTCATCGCCGCCGCGCCGAGCGATGCACCCGCCGCACGCATCGCGCCGATAACCGCCATCGTGGCATCGGCATCGGCGCTGTCGGCGATGGTATAGCACAGCGGACGGCCATGGATTTCAACCGAGAGCAGCGTCCCGCCAAACGGTCCGGCCACGCCATCGAGCAGGCGAATGTCGGCACTCGCCCGGCGGCCATAGCCGGTGACCGCGGCGCCCGCGTCCATCGCCGCGGCGCGCCAGCGTGCAAAATCGGGATGGTCGGCGGGTAGGACGGCGGCGCCGCCCGCCTCGACCGAAGCGGCGGCGCGGCGGCCGGCCTCGCGGCCTGTGCCCGGCCCGAGAATGACGAGATGGGGCCGCAGCACTTCGGGAGCAGCGACGCCGTCGATCCCGAACAGCGCATGGCTGCGATCCGCCGCCATCCGGCATAGCGCGAGGTCGAGCCCCTGTGCCGTGTCGCTCGTCCAGCTTGTGCCCCGGCTGGCGAGCTTGAGCGCGCGGCCCAGCACATCGGCCACCGCGCCGCCGGTAAAGCCGAGGATCGCCATGACCGTACCGCGCGCCCGGTTGCGCGACGCGCGCGCGAGCCGCGACAGGGCCTCCCCCGTTTCGTCGACGAGGATATGCGGGCCTTGCACCCGCTGCGTGGTGACGATGCCGGCGGCGCCTTTGGCCCGTGCGGCCTGCGCATCGATGTGGCCTCGCGCGAAATAAAGCGTGCCCTGCTCCACATCGTCCGCGATGGTGGCGACATCGGTTGCGGCGAAATCGCCGATCAACTGCCCGCCGACCGAACTTGCCACCGCCTGCGCGCGCCAGAGCGGCTTGTCGGCGAGGCCGTGCGTTTCCGCAATGATCTGCGCACGGGTGGCGGAGGGGACGGGGCGTATGCTGACCTTGGATGCACCACTCATGCTGCGCACTCCCTTGCTACGGTAACGTCGTCGAACGGTTCGATCCGCTGCGCCTCGCCGCGCCCGTGGATCTGTCCCTGCTCGTGGCCCTTCCCGGCGATGAGGACGATATCGCCCCGCCCGGCCTCGCCAATGGCGGCGGCGATGGCCTCGCGCCGGCCCGCGACTTCGCGCAAGATCCCTTCATCGGCGCCGGCAAGAATCGCGGCGCGGATGGCGGAGGGGTCTTCGCCGCGCGGATTGTCGTCTGTGACGATGGCGATGTCGCTGGCGCGTGCGGCAACCGTGCCCATCGGTCCGCGCTTTCCGGTATCGCGGTCGCCGCCCGCGCCGAACACCGTGATGAGCCGCCCCGACACGTGCGGGCGAAGCGCGGCAATCGCGGCCTCCAGCGCGTCGGGCGTGTGGGCGTAATCGACATAGACCGGCGCGCCCGCCCGGTTGATCGCCGCGCGTTCGAGCCGTCCACGCACCGGTTGCAAGCGCCCCATCGCATCGAACACCTGGGCCGCGCCCGGACCGTCCTTCCCGCCCGTCACGATGGCCAGACCTGCGGCACACAGCGCATTCGCCGCCTGATACGCGCCGATCAGCGGAAGGCGGATCGTGCGTTCCTGTCCATCGTGCAGGATGGCAAGCTCCTGCCCCAGCTCGGTCGGTGTGCGCGACAGGAGGCGGATCCCCCCGCCCCCGTCATCGCCGCCATCCCCGTTCTCACCCACCGCGAAGAGCCGCAATCCGCGCCGCCGCACCCGGTCCGCGACGGCCGCGCTCTTGCCATCGTCCATCCACACGACCGCGGCGCCGCCATCGTCGACGACCTCTTCGACAAGGCGCATTTTGGCCGCGAAATAATCGTCCATGTCGGCGTGATAATCGAGATGGTCACGCGACAGATTGGTAAAGGCACACGCCGCAACCGGCAGGCCTTCGTTGCGATATTGGGAG
Coding sequences within:
- a CDS encoding UDP-N-acetylmuramoyl-L-alanyl-D-glutamate--2,6-diaminopimelate ligase, producing the protein MRLNTLLERAGYEPVAGETQVTGFAIDNRKVAKGSVFGAFRGSAANGEDYIPHAIAAGAVAIVARPEAHVDGAIHIADAEPRRAFARIAAGFFRPTPQTVVAVTGTNGKTSTVEMTRQIWRMCGFSAASIGTLGVTTPDESVSTGLTTPDIATFLSNMTGLAREGVTHVAYEASSHGLSQYRNEGLPVAACAFTNLSRDHLDYHADMDDYFAAKMRLVEEVVDDGGAAVVWMDDGKSAAVADRVRRRGLRLFAVGENGDGGDDGGGGIRLLSRTPTELGQELAILHDGQERTIRLPLIGAYQAANALCAAGLAIVTGGKDGPGAAQVFDAMGRLQPVRGRLERAAINRAGAPVYVDYAHTPDALEAAIAALRPHVSGRLITVFGAGGDRDTGKRGPMGTVAARASDIAIVTDDNPRGEDPSAIRAAILAGADEGILREVAGRREAIAAAIGEAGRGDIVLIAGKGHEQGQIHGRGEAQRIEPFDDVTVARECAA
- the murG gene encoding undecaprenyldiphospho-muramoylpentapeptide beta-N-acetylglucosaminyltransferase translates to MTKASRHYVLAAGGTGGHLIPAFALGTELIGRGHRVALITDERGAAIPGMPHAMKAHVLPAGRMDGGILAKIKGIGAILSGRKMALRLFREFEPSAVVGFGGYPALPALLAAQSARIPSIIHEQNAVLGRVNRFLARNANIVATAYEQVDRMPKGAGARAELVGNPVRGPVLDLRSQPFPAYAEDGALRILVTGGSQGARVLSQVVPDGLAQLPDALRRRLHVTQQCLPEDMEAVRDAYAAHGITAQLGTYFEDMAQRLADAHLFIGRAGASTIAELTAVGRPAILVPLPIATDDHQAANVRDIVAAGGARSIRQPQFTPAELAAQVADLARTPETLAAAAHAMWNCGRPDAASDLADLVEGFGGAPLMDVIRMKQPDARGEMRGMRA
- the murC gene encoding UDP-N-acetylmuramate--L-alanine ligase, producing MKGVGTDIGTIHFAGIGGIGMSGIAEVMHNLGYDVQGSDISEGHVIEGLRKKGIPVMIGQKAENVAGAAVLVTSTAIRRNNPEVVAALENRIPVVRRAEMLAELMRLKRTVAVAGTHGKTTTTSMVAALLDAGGVDPTVINGGIINSYGSNARVGTSEWMVVEADESDGSFLRLDGTIAVVTNIDPEHLDHYGSFDNVKNAFVEFIENVPFYGAAVLCLDHPEVQAILPKIRDRRVVTYGFSAQADIRGENVTPVPGGNRFDVAIRHRDGSAERIEGIELPMPGRHNVQNALAAIAVAVEMQCPFETVRDGFARFGGVKRRFTKVGEIATGGEPAIVIDDYGHHPVEIRAVLSAAREGATGRVIAVAQPHRYSRLRDHMEEFQSAFNDADIVYVTPVYAASEEPIEGVDADALVAGLKDRGHRQTSVVEDADALAATLAGVVEPGDMIVCLGAGDITRWAAGLADAVAAQRGA
- a CDS encoding cell division protein FtsQ/DivIB, with the protein product MSTTIRRGGKGVRRAAAAKGKRKAVNTAKARTGGAADAIMRVLPVSERGLQKFFQLLIAAALAIAAWGLAVLLGVPEMIRARVADAADSAGFAVHRIEVRGVNRMDEQAIYAKALAARNVPMPLLDLDSLRADLVALPWVQDARVSRQLPDALVIDVVERKPHAVLRQGEEFVLIDPAGHRLEPVPRGRAEKMLVLSGEGAEDRAIDLAQLLDIAPALKPQVRGAEWIGNRRWNLTFATGQVLALPEGDEEARDALVTFARDDGTNRLLGGQVAVFDMRAPDRTYMRVPGRAKAQAELAAERARDADGG
- the murD gene encoding UDP-N-acetylmuramoyl-L-alanine--D-glutamate ligase — its product is MSGGAASILSPQVFAGRRYAVLGLARSGQAAVRTLLNAGAHVRAWDRDADARDAAMAASDGRVELGEMDAGTLAGFDGIVVSPGVPLNRHPIAGIAQEAGVPLIGDIELFAQNRAAMPPHKVVGITGTNGKSTTTALVQHMLDTAGIAARMGGNIGIPILATEALSEGGVYVLELSSYQIDLTHSLACDCAMLLNLTPDHLDRYDDGFADYAAAKARLFEMQGGAGTAIVDARSLRTIPQVAQALAGRAPTVIEDVAIPSQQSDWPALQGPHNRANVAAATAAARACGLNDADIARALASFTGLPHRMQRVADIGGTVFINDSKATNPASAAPALAAFAPREGRPRIHWIVGGLAKGDALEECADWLHHVAAAYTIGEAGEMFAGLLSPHVPVTRAEMLGQAVHAAAAAAAPGDVVLLSPACASFDQFRDYEKRGECFIQNVRSIEEARQQP
- the mraY gene encoding phospho-N-acetylmuramoyl-pentapeptide-transferase, translating into MLFLIAEWLNFEGLANLVRYQTFRAGACLLTALVIGLVMGPRFINMLRLSQGKGQPIRLDGPQTHLAKRGTPTMGGLLVLISVTVSMLLWMDLRSFLVWACIAVTVGFGLIGFLDDWDKVRKSSHAGVPGRVRLAGEFLIAGIAAWLIVRDTSLYLPFVTFGIPLGPLYYVFAAFVIVGAGNAVNLTDGLDGLATMPVIIAAGTFAIIAYLVGRTDFAAYLGIPFVEGAGELAILCAAIIGGGLAFLWFNAPPAAVFMGDTGSLALGGALGTIAVGTHHEVVLGIVGGLFVLEAASVIIQVFWFKRTGKRVFKMAPIHHHFEQKGWAESTVVIRFWIVAIVLAVIGLATLKLR
- a CDS encoding FtsW/RodA/SpoVE family cell cycle protein, with protein sequence MNVTPHFESGQFAGETRGVHIARKSNRYRRGRRRELAIWWREIDRVLLGIVAALMIAGIIAVAAGSAASAERLSTARKTLPDLYFFWPHVRWLVLGAGVMAATSMMPRDLARRFAIVLAAGMLALLVLVPFVGAEVNGARRWINVGASFQPSEFYKPAFALALAWILSWKVRDPGLPVIAASGALLLLSVGLLMLQPDFGAAMLLCGVWFVLVLCAGMPWRHIGLAVGAIGSIVGLAYMFYDNARHRIDAFLEGGEAFSQVDLASKTMLSGGWFGRGLWMGERKNSLPEAHTDYILSVIGEEFGLVSVAAISLLFCALVVRVLWRLRDEDDLFAVLGGTGLAALLGGQAFINIAVNLQLFPSKGMTLPLISYGGSSMIALCLSIGLLLAVTRRNPYLGRDGFNALQGRRRT